In one Candidatus Nitronereus thalassa genomic region, the following are encoded:
- a CDS encoding SDR family oxidoreductase: MYLKMSDLSGRVTIVTGGAGLLGRQYAVALAQAGAHVVIADINLQAAENLAYEVTQSSKARALGIQTDVSSNASVQAMIAQTIAEFGRVDILVNNAALDPKFDPDHASEQINSFEEYPLQLWNDSLAVNVTGMFLCAQAVAPTMLAQQKGVIVNVSSIYGLVGPDQRIYQSDSGGTPVYKPVTYSVTKSAVLGLTSYLATYWANKNIRVNTLTLGGVFNNHEEQFVKNYSYRTPLGRMAEKEEYCGALLFLVSDASSYMTGSNLVIDGGWTAW, translated from the coding sequence ATGTATTTAAAAATGTCTGATTTGTCAGGTCGAGTCACTATCGTAACGGGTGGAGCTGGTTTGCTTGGTCGTCAGTATGCCGTCGCTCTTGCACAAGCAGGTGCCCACGTGGTGATTGCGGATATCAATCTTCAGGCAGCAGAGAACTTGGCTTATGAAGTTACTCAGTCTTCAAAAGCGAGGGCATTAGGAATTCAAACCGATGTATCGAGTAATGCCTCAGTTCAAGCGATGATTGCTCAGACCATTGCTGAATTTGGCCGAGTGGACATTTTGGTGAACAATGCTGCGCTGGATCCTAAGTTTGATCCTGATCATGCTAGTGAGCAAATAAATAGTTTTGAAGAGTATCCTCTGCAGCTGTGGAATGACAGTTTGGCTGTCAATGTAACAGGGATGTTTTTATGTGCTCAAGCAGTTGCGCCGACCATGTTAGCTCAACAAAAAGGCGTGATTGTTAATGTTTCTTCGATTTATGGTTTGGTGGGACCGGACCAACGAATCTACCAAAGTGACTCTGGTGGAACACCTGTTTATAAACCTGTAACGTATTCGGTAACCAAGAGCGCTGTCTTAGGCCTTACCTCTTATTTAGCCACTTATTGGGCTAACAAAAATATTCGTGTGAATACTTTGACTCTTGGTGGAGTTTTTAATAATCACGAAGAGCAATTTGTGAAGAACTACAGTTATCGAACTCCTTTGGGGAGAATGGCGGAGAAAGAAGAGTATTGTGGTGCATTGTTGTTTTTAGTTTCCGATGCCTCCTCTTATATGACGGGATCCAATTTGGTTATTGATGGAGGATGGACCGCATGGTAG
- a CDS encoding Gfo/Idh/MocA family oxidoreductase, protein MTETRNEIHECGDDLKVLFVGLGAVGQRHLHNLRALLGNKVEVMAWRTGKNNHVHFDHSLEQKTGALEKRYGLNVVPSLEEALNQKPQIVFIANPSSLHVPVALAAAEAGCHLFIEKPLSNSTMGLDELQAIVQKKSLHVMVGFQFRFNPGLRAVKQLIDDGAIGKVVSCQVHWGEYLPGWHPWEDYRKSYSAQEDLGGGVILTLCHPFDYLRWLIGEIQSVSAISGLVGGLELEVEDTANINVEFQSGVIGTVHLDYVQRPPSHWIQITGQTGTIKWDNADGTVTYYQADEQKWHAIPSPPGFERNNMFLDEVQHFFDCLYKNEEPVVSLNDGIRALEIALAAKESGVQRKVIEVSSEYVFKNV, encoded by the coding sequence ATGACTGAAACACGAAACGAAATACATGAATGTGGTGATGATCTGAAGGTTCTTTTTGTTGGTTTGGGGGCTGTAGGGCAGAGGCATCTTCATAACCTACGGGCCTTACTTGGGAATAAGGTTGAGGTGATGGCCTGGCGCACAGGTAAAAATAACCATGTTCATTTTGATCATTCATTGGAACAAAAAACAGGAGCTTTAGAAAAACGCTATGGACTGAATGTGGTGCCGAGTCTAGAGGAGGCATTGAATCAGAAACCACAAATAGTGTTTATTGCCAATCCTAGCAGTTTGCATGTGCCTGTAGCCTTGGCTGCAGCGGAGGCAGGATGTCACTTATTTATTGAAAAACCCCTCTCTAATTCAACAATGGGACTCGACGAATTACAGGCCATTGTTCAAAAAAAATCACTCCATGTCATGGTGGGTTTTCAGTTCCGGTTTAACCCAGGCCTTCGTGCAGTTAAACAGTTAATTGATGATGGTGCAATTGGCAAGGTCGTTTCTTGTCAGGTGCATTGGGGGGAATATCTGCCGGGGTGGCATCCTTGGGAAGACTATAGAAAAAGCTACAGTGCCCAGGAAGATTTGGGGGGAGGGGTTATTCTCACCTTATGTCATCCTTTTGACTATCTGAGATGGCTCATTGGTGAGATACAATCCGTTTCTGCAATATCTGGTCTGGTTGGGGGGTTAGAACTAGAAGTAGAAGATACCGCTAATATCAATGTAGAGTTCCAGTCCGGTGTGATAGGCACGGTTCATTTAGATTATGTGCAACGTCCTCCTTCTCATTGGATTCAAATTACGGGTCAGACTGGGACTATCAAATGGGATAATGCCGATGGCACTGTGACTTATTATCAAGCGGATGAGCAAAAGTGGCATGCCATTCCTTCTCCACCAGGGTTTGAAAGAAATAATATGTTTTTGGATGAAGTCCAACATTTTTTTGATTGCCTATATAAAAACGAGGAACCCGTTGTATCCTTGAATGATGGTATTCGCGCCTTGGAGATTGCGTTGGCCGCAAAGGAATCTGGCGTGCAGAGGAAAGTGATTGAGGTGAGTAGTGAATATGTATTTAAAAATGTCTGA
- a CDS encoding N-acetylneuraminate synthase family protein, with translation MDKIKQAQPPVVIAEIGCNHKGDLGIAKEMIRIAKLFCNVEYVKFQKRNSRELMTDEQYNSPHPVPYHSYGETYGQHREFLEFDIDQHAQLKEYCEGLGIGYSCSVWDMTSLKEIMELNLDHIKIPSAINTHWELLEHMCRYYKGDIHISLGMTTYEEQGKIIQLLQNHKRLQDVVLYHCTSGYPVPHRDICLLGIRQLVESLGERVKAIGFSAHYTGIGLDGAAYVLGAQYIERHFTLDRSWKGTDHAASLEPDGLRRVRKDTIAIAEALRNKDTDILDIELPQRKKLKWQPKESVVMSASGF, from the coding sequence ATGGACAAAATTAAACAGGCCCAACCACCAGTAGTGATTGCTGAAATAGGATGTAATCATAAAGGTGATCTCGGGATTGCGAAAGAGATGATTCGAATAGCAAAGCTATTTTGCAACGTGGAATATGTGAAGTTTCAGAAGCGAAACTCGCGAGAACTAATGACGGACGAGCAATATAATTCTCCTCATCCTGTCCCCTATCACTCCTATGGCGAAACATATGGACAGCATCGAGAATTTTTAGAATTTGATATCGACCAACATGCACAATTGAAGGAATATTGCGAGGGTTTAGGCATTGGCTATAGCTGTTCTGTATGGGATATGACGTCTTTAAAGGAAATCATGGAGTTGAATCTGGATCATATAAAAATTCCATCGGCTATTAATACGCACTGGGAGTTATTGGAGCATATGTGCAGGTATTATAAAGGGGATATACACATTTCACTTGGTATGACGACCTATGAAGAACAAGGTAAAATTATACAACTGCTTCAAAATCATAAACGTCTTCAAGATGTCGTGCTGTACCATTGTACGTCAGGGTATCCTGTTCCACATCGAGATATTTGCTTGCTTGGGATTCGGCAACTCGTCGAGTCATTAGGTGAAAGAGTAAAAGCAATTGGGTTTTCTGCTCATTACACGGGAATTGGATTAGATGGCGCTGCGTATGTGTTAGGCGCTCAATATATTGAACGGCATTTTACGCTCGATCGATCCTGGAAAGGGACAGATCATGCGGCTTCATTAGAGCCAGATGGACTGCGAAGGGTTCGGAAAGACACGATAGCTATTGCGGAAGCTCTCAGAAATAAAGATACCGATATCTTAGATATTGAGCTGCCACAAAGGAAAAAACTGAAATGGCAACCAAAGGAAAGCGTCGTAATGAGTGCCAGTGGGTTTTGA
- a CDS encoding KdsC family phosphatase, with amino-acid sequence MNKAKKIPIQQLRLIVYDFDGVMTDNRVLTMEDGREGVWVSRADGLGIELIKNKGIPQIILSTETNKVVKARAKKVGLPILMGVKDKRATLTQYCQKKRLPLSSILYIGNDVNDLEAMKLVGFPIAPADAHPTICKMANKVLQTRGGEGVIRELADLLN; translated from the coding sequence ATGAACAAGGCTAAAAAAATTCCAATCCAACAATTACGCCTAATCGTGTATGATTTTGACGGAGTCATGACAGACAATCGGGTCTTAACCATGGAGGATGGCCGTGAGGGTGTATGGGTATCCCGGGCCGATGGGTTAGGAATAGAACTTATTAAAAATAAAGGCATTCCCCAAATTATTTTATCTACCGAAACGAATAAAGTCGTGAAGGCTCGTGCCAAAAAAGTTGGTTTGCCTATACTGATGGGTGTGAAGGATAAGCGAGCGACGCTAACGCAATATTGTCAAAAAAAAAGACTGCCTCTAAGCTCAATTCTTTATATAGGAAATGATGTCAATGACCTCGAAGCCATGAAATTGGTCGGATTTCCTATTGCTCCTGCTGATGCCCATCCTACAATATGTAAAATGGCGAACAAAGTTTTACAAACGCGTGGCGGAGAAGGTGTCATTCGAGAACTTGCTGATTTATTGAATTAA
- a CDS encoding sulfotransferase, with the protein MQRNRKYEGIIILGCPRSGTTLLRRLLNAHSNIAAPGETHILTACARFLHSDRAVDGMNVGVLNGLGYAGFETQEVLDRLREFAFTFRRQHAAREGKARWVEKTAVDAFYINEISRLFGDHALFICITRHGMDVACSMMDWCDKSQVYFSELYHYVRQYPRPLEAFCHAWVDVTRDLRKFVALHQENSLELRYEDLVANPEAEMRRVLDFIGEPWDSGLLSRAMHHKDSQGFSDWKTFSKSQIETTSVGRWRKFSSPTLADLALIVNPSLLECGYDAIESGETDSEEEAKRRYELGLLFQAMKPETPMS; encoded by the coding sequence ATGCAAAGAAACAGGAAATACGAGGGAATAATAATCTTGGGATGCCCTCGCTCCGGAACGACTTTACTCCGGAGGCTGTTAAATGCGCATTCCAATATCGCCGCTCCGGGGGAAACCCATATTCTGACGGCCTGTGCTCGCTTTCTGCATAGCGATCGAGCGGTTGATGGTATGAATGTCGGGGTGCTCAACGGGCTTGGTTATGCCGGTTTTGAAACACAGGAGGTTCTCGACCGACTGCGAGAATTCGCCTTTACTTTTCGACGTCAACACGCGGCCCGTGAAGGTAAAGCTCGATGGGTCGAAAAGACAGCCGTCGATGCGTTTTATATCAATGAAATAAGTCGTTTGTTCGGCGACCATGCTTTATTTATTTGCATTACCCGGCATGGTATGGATGTGGCCTGTAGCATGATGGATTGGTGTGATAAATCCCAAGTGTATTTTTCTGAGTTATATCACTATGTCAGACAATATCCACGACCGCTTGAAGCGTTTTGCCATGCCTGGGTGGATGTAACGAGAGATCTTCGGAAATTTGTTGCCTTGCATCAGGAGAACTCTCTTGAACTTCGATATGAAGATTTAGTGGCAAATCCGGAAGCTGAGATGCGCCGTGTGCTCGATTTTATTGGAGAACCGTGGGATTCGGGCCTTCTCTCTCGTGCAATGCATCATAAAGACTCTCAAGGTTTTAGTGACTGGAAAACATTTTCCAAGTCTCAGATCGAGACCACAAGCGTTGGTCGATGGAGAAAGTTTTCTTCACCCACGTTGGCCGATCTGGCGCTGATTGTTAATCCTTCCCTTCTCGAATGTGGGTACGATGCCATTGAATCTGGTGAAACTGATAGTGAGGAAGAAGCAAAACGGCGGTATGAACTAGGATTATTATTCCAGGCAATGAAACCTGAAACGCCTATGTCCTAA
- a CDS encoding SGNH/GDSL hydrolase family protein: protein MTKDIRKTRVNSLNSVQKFISSCGKFCQFVGYMAILFVAGHFLLGAGIYVKHNYSHIVGKGLNVQLSGVDSRAKLPAYESYPDKEAFWQEQVNAFDTMHFEPYYHWRGNELSGKYINVGSDGVRFTLNSGQSKGGKKVFLFGGSTMWGMGVKDEHTIPSFLQAILGNEYVVYNYGETGWVSTQELNYLMYQLVKGNIPDVVVFYDGVNDGYAGAYSPAIPRDPHNLRSDQISKKQGSPIESSLIVKIFKWSNYWSLVGYLKRSLWTNAYLEEQELEKWDSIVQPKVTENTKGVIDAYEAHVRQVKALAKEYGFQVFFFWQPNLLSGTRNLLPYEAEILRNNSTPVFRESQRKVFFEAKARLSDKEDENIYFLGNMFDDVAEPIYIDWCHVGPKGNEIVAKEIGQRIQKIL, encoded by the coding sequence ATGACCAAAGATATAAGAAAGACCAGGGTGAATAGCCTTAATAGTGTGCAGAAATTCATTTCATCGTGCGGGAAATTTTGCCAGTTTGTAGGCTATATGGCTATTTTATTTGTGGCCGGACACTTTCTTTTAGGTGCTGGTATCTATGTGAAACATAACTATTCACATATTGTAGGCAAAGGGTTAAATGTGCAATTGAGCGGTGTTGACTCAAGAGCAAAGCTACCTGCCTATGAATCCTATCCAGATAAGGAGGCATTCTGGCAAGAACAAGTAAACGCTTTCGATACGATGCACTTTGAGCCGTACTACCATTGGCGAGGCAATGAGTTAAGTGGGAAATATATAAATGTAGGTTCTGATGGTGTGAGGTTTACGCTTAATTCTGGTCAAAGCAAGGGTGGGAAGAAAGTGTTTTTGTTCGGAGGATCAACCATGTGGGGAATGGGAGTAAAGGATGAACATACTATTCCCTCTTTTCTTCAAGCGATACTTGGAAATGAGTATGTTGTCTATAACTATGGTGAAACCGGGTGGGTTTCAACGCAAGAATTAAACTATTTAATGTATCAATTAGTGAAGGGGAATATTCCTGATGTCGTCGTGTTCTACGATGGTGTCAATGATGGATATGCCGGTGCATATTCACCGGCTATCCCTAGAGATCCTCATAACCTCAGGTCTGATCAAATAAGTAAAAAACAAGGCAGCCCTATTGAATCTAGCTTGATCGTAAAAATTTTCAAATGGTCTAATTATTGGAGTCTTGTCGGTTACCTGAAACGTTCATTGTGGACGAATGCATACTTGGAAGAACAAGAATTAGAAAAATGGGATAGCATCGTTCAACCAAAGGTTACTGAAAATACTAAAGGTGTCATTGATGCGTATGAAGCCCATGTTCGCCAGGTAAAAGCTCTTGCTAAAGAGTATGGGTTTCAGGTCTTTTTCTTTTGGCAACCCAATCTCCTTAGTGGAACAAGGAATCTCTTGCCGTATGAAGCGGAGATCTTAAGAAACAATAGTACTCCGGTGTTTAGAGAGTCGCAACGCAAAGTTTTTTTTGAAGCCAAAGCGAGACTGTCTGATAAGGAAGATGAGAATATATATTTTTTAGGAAATATGTTTGATGATGTTGCTGAGCCCATTTACATCGATTGGTGTCACGTGGGACCGAAAGGTAACGAAATAGTCGCAAAAGAGATAGGGCAACGTATTCAGAAAATTTTGTGA
- a CDS encoding acylneuraminate cytidylyltransferase family protein — MVETPEILAIIPARGGSKSIPMKNLASLAGQPLIAFSVQVAQQSKLISRTIVSTDSEEIREVSRGLGAEVPFLRPSELAQDDTKDFPVFLHALEWLKTYEGYLPDFVVHLRPTTPLRRAEKIDEAIQLLVDNPSADSVRAVTFPLQNPFKMWTEEAHFMKPLVDLNIPEPYNQPRQNLPRVLWQTGYVDVIARSTLELKHSMTGDYILPFIMEEQNIIDIDQPLSLKIAEFLLKEEVY; from the coding sequence ATGGTAGAGACCCCTGAAATTTTAGCCATCATTCCTGCACGAGGAGGGTCAAAGTCGATACCCATGAAGAATTTGGCCTCCCTGGCAGGCCAACCACTTATTGCCTTTAGTGTCCAGGTCGCTCAACAAAGTAAATTAATCTCAAGAACTATTGTCAGTACTGATTCCGAGGAAATTCGAGAGGTCAGTAGGGGATTGGGGGCAGAAGTTCCATTTTTGCGTCCATCGGAATTGGCGCAAGATGATACTAAAGATTTCCCGGTTTTTCTTCACGCCTTGGAATGGTTGAAAACGTATGAAGGATATTTGCCAGATTTTGTAGTCCATTTGCGTCCGACAACACCGCTTCGAAGGGCAGAAAAAATTGATGAAGCGATTCAACTCTTAGTCGATAATCCTAGTGCCGATTCGGTGAGAGCGGTAACCTTCCCATTGCAAAATCCGTTTAAAATGTGGACGGAAGAAGCTCACTTTATGAAGCCCCTCGTGGATCTCAATATTCCTGAACCCTATAACCAGCCACGGCAAAATTTACCAAGGGTCCTTTGGCAGACGGGGTATGTTGATGTCATTGCCAGATCGACTCTAGAACTAAAGCATTCCATGACGGGTGATTATATTTTGCCGTTTATCATGGAAGAACAAAATATCATTGATATTGATCAACCTCTAAGTTTAAAAATTGCAGAATTCCTCCTCAAAGAAGAGGTGTATTAA
- a CDS encoding MBOAT family O-acyltransferase produces MIQTSNFWLLLFSTVLIYWFLPLKFRAGFLALASYAYLASIEPVAVTVLIAWILVFFYVTPHAMTEKQPTRLIVPALILAILGYLFYYKYFPILVGLFPTLEFLKSPIVPLGISYFTFKLIHYAVEVVRGNITDRSLSRFFCYIFLYPIFTAGPIERFDHFLANREDSWQRQSMVEGATRIVYGLIKLFVIGKLFIAQLLQPWVTGGSVLTPLDLISHLTSLQTHEVWGYLALTFLYAYIEFSAYSDIAIGASRLYGFRIMENFNFPILASNIGEFWKRWHMTLVGWIQRYIYLPTIGLTRSPYAAVYSTFLTMGLWHGATSNWILWGAYHATGVSIFLTWGRIKRSRGWHTVLGNSWKYVGVPFTFAFVTGSYAFSATSGYGGWTGLRVFAKLLGYNLGLNPLH; encoded by the coding sequence ATGATACAGACTTCAAACTTTTGGCTGCTACTCTTTAGCACGGTTCTTATCTACTGGTTTCTTCCGCTGAAGTTCCGTGCTGGCTTTCTTGCGCTGGCTTCCTATGCCTACCTGGCCTCGATCGAGCCAGTCGCGGTGACGGTGTTAATTGCGTGGATTCTGGTGTTTTTCTATGTGACGCCTCATGCAATGACGGAAAAACAGCCGACCCGGTTGATCGTGCCAGCATTAATCCTCGCCATACTCGGGTATCTCTTTTACTACAAATACTTTCCCATCCTGGTAGGATTGTTCCCTACTCTGGAATTTTTAAAGAGTCCGATTGTCCCTCTAGGAATCAGTTACTTTACGTTCAAACTGATTCATTATGCAGTAGAAGTCGTACGGGGTAACATTACCGATCGTTCGTTATCGCGATTCTTCTGTTATATATTTCTTTATCCGATATTCACCGCCGGACCAATTGAACGCTTTGATCACTTCTTGGCTAACCGCGAGGACTCGTGGCAACGGCAGTCAATGGTTGAGGGTGCTACGCGAATCGTATATGGGCTCATCAAGCTGTTTGTTATTGGGAAGCTGTTTATTGCTCAACTTCTTCAGCCGTGGGTGACGGGGGGGAGCGTGCTTACTCCTTTGGACCTAATTTCGCATTTAACCAGTTTGCAGACCCATGAGGTGTGGGGGTATTTGGCCTTAACCTTTTTGTATGCGTACATCGAATTTAGTGCGTATTCTGATATTGCCATTGGTGCAAGTCGGCTCTATGGGTTTCGCATCATGGAGAATTTCAACTTTCCGATTTTGGCCAGTAACATTGGTGAATTCTGGAAGCGGTGGCATATGACGCTAGTGGGTTGGATTCAGCGATATATTTATTTACCAACAATAGGGCTGACCCGAAGCCCTTATGCAGCCGTTTACAGTACGTTCCTCACAATGGGGTTATGGCATGGGGCCACATCGAACTGGATATTGTGGGGGGCCTATCATGCCACGGGAGTTTCCATATTTTTGACTTGGGGAAGAATTAAACGAAGTCGAGGATGGCACACGGTATTGGGGAATTCCTGGAAGTATGTTGGTGTGCCGTTTACCTTCGCGTTTGTAACCGGGAGCTATGCCTTTTCGGCAACTTCTGGCTATGGCGGATGGACGGGGTTGCGGGTATTTGCCAAACTACTGGGATATAATTTAGGGCTGAATCCACTTCATTAG
- a CDS encoding acyl carrier protein produces MTLERDVLLNYLGNKINMAPNQIEAEMALISSGLIDSFTMVELVLFIEKQCGIKIKPAEVNLDNLDSVSRILTFTEIRANGKNGSH; encoded by the coding sequence ATGACCTTAGAACGAGATGTGTTACTGAATTATTTGGGAAATAAAATCAACATGGCCCCAAACCAAATTGAGGCGGAGATGGCGCTGATCTCATCTGGGTTGATTGATTCATTTACTATGGTGGAGCTTGTGCTTTTTATTGAAAAACAATGTGGAATCAAGATTAAACCGGCAGAGGTGAATCTTGATAACCTGGATTCGGTCAGTCGTATTCTGACTTTTACTGAGATACGGGCTAATGGCAAAAACGGCTCCCACTAA
- a CDS encoding polysaccharide deacetylase family protein, which produces MGIILTKRMLLRYIGKCGRKFAEVLPLSAYRIFMRREVTGLNYHIVSDQDLPHIKYTLPYKSHKQFENDLTYLKSNYKLLSYSQVEELILKNTREFENSVILTFDDGYSECYSVVMPLLKKHNIPCMFFVTSEVIDNKFMVYPNKMSLIDDVMMSLDDVKFEGVLQDINHRFKQNLKTRKGFLAWMGSLHYSDTPMIDEMCVMLNIDVQQYLKKHQPYLTSQEIKRLVQNGFTVGAHGQRHAYLYTLKTRKQIEEEIVTSCRVIKEVTGQEKVPFAFPFSADYLDREFLEDVVKRYDFIGLLFDMREFKKDRSFIVNRIWGDDPEGCVEGKSNVQHLFHRAYRNHSEKLFEPFLRGNEG; this is translated from the coding sequence ATGGGAATAATTTTAACAAAGAGAATGTTGTTGCGGTATATTGGAAAGTGTGGTCGGAAGTTCGCAGAGGTGTTGCCACTTTCGGCTTACCGAATTTTTATGAGAAGAGAGGTGACGGGTTTGAACTACCATATCGTCTCAGATCAAGATTTGCCTCATATCAAATACACTTTGCCTTATAAATCTCACAAGCAATTTGAAAACGATCTGACATACCTTAAGAGTAACTATAAGCTTCTTTCCTATTCGCAGGTTGAAGAACTCATTTTGAAGAACACGCGAGAATTTGAGAATTCAGTAATATTAACCTTTGATGATGGGTATTCAGAATGTTACTCAGTGGTTATGCCCCTATTAAAAAAACATAATATTCCTTGTATGTTTTTTGTGACATCTGAAGTCATTGATAACAAATTTATGGTGTATCCGAATAAAATGTCCCTAATTGATGACGTAATGATGAGTCTGGATGATGTGAAGTTTGAGGGAGTATTGCAGGATATTAACCACCGGTTTAAGCAAAACCTCAAAACCCGCAAAGGGTTTCTAGCGTGGATGGGATCTTTGCATTATTCTGACACCCCAATGATTGATGAAATGTGTGTCATGCTGAACATTGACGTTCAACAATACTTGAAAAAACATCAACCATATTTAACTTCTCAAGAGATTAAGAGGTTAGTGCAGAATGGTTTCACCGTCGGGGCGCATGGCCAACGGCACGCATACCTTTACACTTTAAAAACGAGGAAGCAGATTGAGGAAGAGATTGTAACCTCATGCAGGGTTATCAAAGAAGTTACCGGCCAAGAGAAGGTTCCTTTTGCCTTTCCGTTTTCGGCAGACTATTTAGATCGAGAATTTCTGGAAGATGTCGTTAAGAGATATGACTTTATTGGATTGTTGTTTGATATGCGGGAATTCAAAAAGGATCGGTCGTTCATCGTCAATAGAATTTGGGGGGATGACCCAGAGGGGTGCGTAGAAGGCAAATCCAATGTCCAGCATCTTTTTCATCGCGCATATCGAAATCATAGTGAGAAGCTATTTGAGCCATTCCTTAGAGGAAATGAAGGATAG
- a CDS encoding amino acid adenylation domain-containing protein, with protein sequence MNNDNHWLGSGFLTSLQKYPDRPALESDGQVLTYHDLYHRAASLATTMHAYFNSTEPPLTAVFAYHSITAFSGVLAAVLRGHGYVPLNPKFPADRTRSMLTQAGCRAVIIDAMGEKQLDSVLKGIEEQLVLIFPERQDVADLVTKFPQHIVLGLNDCTQKELCEPTIPDADTIAYLLFTSGSTGVPKGVMVSHRNVARFLEVMQERYRLNETDRFSQLFDMGFDLSVFDMFMAWKVGGCVCNPSSQHLFSPANYLLESNITVWFSVPSVAVLMKQLGFLQGGAFPSLRLSLFCGEALTASVADAWQKASPNSILENLYGPTEVTLACTLYRWRGESSHQDCENGVVPIGETFPGMRAMVVDESLEEVNKGETGELLMSGPQVALGYWNNPHKTSQAFLRPPGSEDIFYRTGDLVRRPKDGEPIVYLGRIDYQIKIRGLRVELGEVEAILRVAAGVDRAVALGWPITADGAQGIVAFLETPKADVKAILETAKKQLPDYMVPRRVYTLAILPLNSNEKVDRKALANLLQSNEYSPQVA encoded by the coding sequence ATGAATAACGACAACCATTGGCTTGGCAGTGGCTTTTTGACATCCCTGCAGAAGTATCCTGATCGTCCCGCCCTTGAGAGTGATGGGCAAGTGCTGACCTATCACGATTTATATCACCGTGCCGCGTCACTTGCGACTACGATGCACGCATACTTCAATTCCACTGAGCCTCCTCTGACAGCTGTTTTCGCCTATCACTCTATCACGGCGTTTTCAGGAGTATTGGCGGCTGTACTTCGTGGGCATGGATATGTACCACTCAATCCGAAATTTCCAGCTGATCGAACACGTTCAATGCTTACCCAGGCAGGTTGTAGGGCAGTCATTATTGATGCAATGGGGGAGAAGCAACTCGATAGTGTCTTGAAAGGAATCGAGGAACAACTCGTTTTGATTTTCCCCGAGCGTCAGGATGTTGCCGATTTGGTGACAAAGTTTCCCCAACATATTGTCCTCGGTTTAAATGACTGTACGCAAAAGGAATTGTGTGAACCCACTATCCCTGACGCCGACACAATCGCATATTTACTCTTTACCTCAGGTAGTACAGGGGTTCCGAAAGGGGTCATGGTTTCACACCGAAATGTGGCTCGGTTTTTAGAAGTGATGCAGGAGCGTTATCGGCTGAATGAGACAGACCGATTTTCACAATTGTTCGACATGGGTTTTGATCTTTCAGTGTTTGATATGTTCATGGCGTGGAAAGTTGGTGGTTGTGTGTGCAATCCTTCCAGCCAGCATTTGTTTTCTCCAGCAAACTATCTGTTGGAATCAAATATTACGGTATGGTTTTCAGTGCCTTCTGTAGCAGTACTCATGAAACAACTTGGGTTCCTTCAGGGTGGGGCTTTCCCAAGTCTACGTTTGAGTTTGTTTTGTGGGGAAGCGTTAACGGCGAGTGTTGCTGACGCTTGGCAGAAGGCCTCGCCCAATTCAATTCTAGAAAATCTCTATGGTCCCACGGAGGTGACGTTGGCATGTACGTTGTATCGTTGGAGGGGAGAGTCCTCGCATCAGGACTGCGAAAACGGGGTTGTGCCTATTGGAGAAACCTTTCCAGGAATGAGGGCGATGGTTGTGGACGAGTCTTTAGAAGAAGTCAATAAAGGTGAGACCGGAGAGCTTCTTATGTCTGGACCTCAAGTGGCGCTAGGATATTGGAATAATCCTCATAAAACTTCACAAGCATTTCTTCGGCCACCAGGCTCTGAGGATATCTTTTATCGGACCGGGGATTTGGTTCGTCGTCCAAAGGATGGAGAGCCAATCGTGTATCTTGGTCGTATCGATTATCAAATAAAAATTCGCGGGTTACGAGTCGAGTTGGGTGAAGTTGAGGCTATTTTAAGGGTCGCGGCTGGAGTGGATCGGGCGGTTGCGCTTGGGTGGCCTATCACCGCTGATGGGGCTCAGGGCATTGTGGCTTTTCTAGAGACCCCTAAAGCCGATGTGAAAGCCATCCTTGAGACGGCCAAAAAACAACTTCCAGACTATATGGTACCTCGACGCGTCTATACACTGGCAATCCTGCCGCTAAATTCAAATGAAAAAGTGGACCGTAAGGCCTTAGCAAATCTACTGCAAAGTAATGAGTATTCCCCGCAAGTCGCTTGA